Proteins from one Deinococcus fonticola genomic window:
- a CDS encoding MFS transporter, with amino-acid sequence MTASLRNWAASTFAALQHPNFRRYWISQLLSLVGSWMQTTAQQYLVLELTGGSSAALGWVTVAQFMPSLLFSLFAGAVIDRVPRRRVLLITQVVLMFTALALGITTHLGIVTLPMVLGIAFVAGMANAFDMPARQSMVVDFVPRDSVPNAVALNSLSFNVSRTVGQALFGVVAALGVRLLAGGNEDNLSRLAFPYYLNVLSFFYVIYVIATLPFPEREMARSDSMLENVKEGLRYVRRTPAVRNVMLLVGALSLTTVNFNVIIPYFARVVYGQREGGFGLLSAAFGIGAMAGALWQASKPNPLRNLRVGSLILAASAALLAFTPSPLLALPVLAVCGFGMLSLLVSANSTVQLSIPDELRGRVMSLYTFVLAGMGPPGALIASKLISREWVLGPRWGLVTLAGLGLAATLLLWRHLPRSFPNVKRP; translated from the coding sequence GTGACCGCCAGCCTCAGGAACTGGGCCGCCAGCACTTTTGCGGCCCTTCAACACCCCAATTTCCGGCGCTACTGGATTTCTCAACTGCTCTCGCTGGTGGGGTCGTGGATGCAGACGACCGCGCAGCAGTACCTGGTGCTTGAACTGACAGGCGGCAGCAGCGCGGCGCTGGGCTGGGTCACGGTGGCGCAATTCATGCCCAGCCTGCTGTTCTCTCTGTTCGCCGGGGCGGTCATTGACCGCGTGCCGCGCCGCCGGGTGCTGCTGATCACGCAGGTGGTGCTGATGTTCACGGCCCTGGCGCTGGGGATCACCACGCACCTGGGGATCGTCACCCTGCCGATGGTGCTGGGCATCGCTTTTGTGGCGGGCATGGCCAACGCTTTTGACATGCCGGCCCGCCAGAGCATGGTGGTGGATTTCGTGCCGCGCGACTCGGTGCCGAACGCAGTGGCCCTCAACAGCCTGTCTTTCAACGTGAGCCGCACAGTCGGGCAGGCCCTGTTCGGCGTGGTGGCGGCGCTGGGTGTGCGCCTGCTGGCGGGCGGCAACGAGGACAACCTCTCGCGCCTGGCCTTTCCATACTACCTGAACGTGCTGTCGTTCTTCTACGTGATCTACGTGATCGCCACGCTGCCCTTCCCGGAACGCGAAATGGCCCGCAGCGACAGCATGCTGGAAAACGTGAAGGAGGGCCTGCGTTACGTGCGCCGCACCCCCGCCGTGCGCAACGTGATGCTGCTGGTCGGTGCCCTGAGCCTCACCACTGTCAACTTCAACGTGATCATTCCTTACTTTGCCCGCGTGGTGTACGGTCAGCGCGAGGGCGGTTTCGGGCTGCTGTCCGCCGCTTTCGGCATCGGGGCAATGGCCGGGGCGCTGTGGCAGGCCAGCAAACCCAACCCGCTACGCAACCTACGCGTCGGCTCGCTAATTCTGGCGGCCAGCGCGGCCCTGCTGGCCTTTACGCCCAGCCCGCTGCTGGCGTTGCCGGTGCTGGCGGTCTGCGGGTTCGGGATGCTGTCCCTGCTGGTCAGCGCCAACAGCACCGTGCAGCTCAGCATCCCCGACGAGCTGCGCGGGCGCGTCATGAGCCTGTACACCTTCGTGCTGGCCGGCATGGGGCCGCCCGGAGCCCTGATCGCCAGTAAGCTGATCAGCCGCGAGTGGGTGCTGGGGCCGCGCTGGGGCCTGGTCACGCTGGCGGGCCTGGGCCTGGCTGCCACCCTGCTGCTGTGGCGTCACCTGCCGCGCTCCTTTCCGAACGTGAAACGGCCATAG